A region from the Triticum aestivum cultivar Chinese Spring chromosome 3D, IWGSC CS RefSeq v2.1, whole genome shotgun sequence genome encodes:
- the LOC123078145 gene encoding sulfoquinovosidase: MPSPATAKPKTTKKHNARLNNPFPRAVPAAAFRNGDAAPPLSFGPFSKLAHAHDYPVGSRFRLSWNPSLGGAVSLAGVPSSSGGGDPRSRVMWETIPGVAFVSAASTTTEADECRGSFALRDGRARLVPGRQSVDRIRSLYRCDVEAGAAFEASDQTRFPVLLITGVVSAKKADPASSCCCGLRAGRRAKARAGKPILSARYWVFLEEKSDTQVSFSVKIADYQWSCGHADPSSPPPAATTAPRPHRINILSLRLRLAGRLHRSMSKKKKLSAGFPAQEEVSALLPPPERASADEEARPEEFNRVFLTYASERDERFYGFGEQFSCMEFKGRRVPVLVQEQGIGRGDQPITFAANLLSYRSGGNWSTTYAPSPFYLTSKMRSLYLEGYDYSIFDLTKPDRVQIQVYGNSVQGRILQGESPTELITSYTGSTGRPPVLPRWITSGAVVGMQGGTEAVRRVWRQLQDHDVPVSAFWLQDWVGQRKTAIGSQLWWNWEVDDDHYAGWKDLIRDLRRDGVRTMTYCNPCLVPMGEKGNARRHLYEEAKELGILVRDEAGEPYMMPNTAFDVAMLDFTNPEASSWFKGILRGMADEGVSGWMADFGEGLPLDARLHSGEDPVAAHNRYPELWARVNREFADEWKSEAGEEDGLVFFVRAGFRESSRWAMLFWEGDQMVSWQANDGIKSSVVGLLSGGLSGIPLNHSDAGGYCTVDLPLLRYRRSEELLMRWMEVNAFTVVFRTHEGNKPGSNCQFYSNSRTLAHFARCAKIYKAWEFYRVQLVKEAAEKGLPVARHLFLHYPEDRRVQKLTYQQFLVGTEMLVVPVLDKGRTAVTAYFPTSDGGSWRHVWTGEEFGGGHRSGHGSVGEATVHGFEAEVSADVGCPAVFVRVGSPVGERFVRNLRDLGVI; encoded by the exons ATGCCGTCGCCGGCGACGGCGAAGCCCAAGACCACCAAGAAGCACAACGCGCGCCTCAACAACCCCTTCCCGCGCGCCGTCCCGGCCGCCGCTTTCCGCAACGGCGATGccgcgccgcccctctccttcGGCCCGTTCTCCAAGCTCGCCCACGCCCACGATTACCCCGTCGGCTCCCGATTCCGCCTGAGCTGGAATCCCTCGCTCGGCGGAGCGGTCTCGCTGGCAGGcgtcccctcctcctccggcggcggcgacccTCGCAGCCGCGTGATGTGGGAGACCATCCCCGGCGTCGCGTTCGTCTCCGCGGCTTCCACCACCACCGAGGCCGACGAGTGCCGCGGATCGTTCGCGCTCCGCGACGGACGCGCCCGCCTTGTTCCCGGCCGCCAGAGCGTCGACAGGATCAGGTCCTTGTACCGCTGCGACGTCGAGGCCGGCGCCGCGTTCGAAGCGTCTGACCAGACACGGTTCCCGGTGCTGTTGATCACCGGGGTCGTGTCTGCGAAGAAGGCGGACCCTGCGTCGTCGTGCTGCTGCGGCCtgcgcgccggccgccgcgccaaGGCCCGCGCAGGAAAGCCGATCCTTTCAGCGAGGTACTGGGTCTTCCTGGAGGAGAAGAGCGACACGCAAGTGTCGTTCAGCGTCAAGATCGCTGACTACCAATGGAGCTGCGGCCACGCCGATCCTTCGAGTCCACCACCGGCGGCCACGACAGCTCCAAGGCCCCACCGGATCAACATCCTGAGCCTTCGGCTCCGCCTGGCGGGGCGACTCCATAGGAGCATGAGCAAGAAGAAGAAGCTCTCCGCCGGGTTCCCGGCCCAGGAGGAGGTCTcagcgctgctgccgccgccggagaGAGCGTCGGCGGACGAGGAGGCACGGCCGGAGGAGTTCAACCGGGTATTCCTCACGTACGCAAGCGAGCGCGACGAGCGGTTCTACGGCTTCGGCGAGCAATTCAGCTGCATGGAGTTCAAGGGGAGAAGGGTGCCCGTTCTTGTGCAGGAGCAGGGGATTGGCAGGGGAGACCAGCCCATCACTTTCGCTGCCAATCTCCTCAGCTACAG GTCGGGAGGAAACTGGAGCACCACGTATGCTCCATCTCCTTTCTACCTGACCTCCAAGATGAGGTCCCTGTACCTGGAGGGATACGATTATTCTATATTTGACCTTACAAAACCTGACAGAGTGCAGATTCAG GTATATGGTAATTCGGTTCAGGGAAGAATACTGCAGGGAGAGTCACCCACCGAGCTGATCACGAGCTACACGGGGTCGACCGGACGGCCGCCGGTTCTTCCCAGATGGATCACCTCCGGCGCGGTCGTCGGCATGCAGGGCGGCACGGAGGCCGTCCGCCGTGTGTGGAGGCAGCTGCAAGACCACGACGTCCCGGTCTCCGCTTTCTGGCTGCAG GATTGGGTTGGGCAGAGGAAGACGGCGATCGGGTCGCAGCTCTGGTGGAACTGGGAGGTTGACGACGATCACTACGCCGGCTGGAAGGACCTTATACGCGATCTCCGGCGCGACGGCGTGAGGACGATGACATACTGCAATCCCTGCCTCGTCCCC ATGGGCGAGAAGGGGAATGCGAGGAGGCACCTGTACGAGGAGGCCAAGGAGCTGGGGATCCTGGTGAGGGACGAGGCCGGCGAGCCATACATGATGCCCAACACGGCGTTCGACGTGGCCATGCTGGACTTCACCAACCCGGAGGCGAGCTCCTGGTTCAAGGGCATCCTGCGCGGGATGGCGGACGAAGGCGTGAGCGGCTGGATGGCCGACTTCGGGGAGGGCCTCCCGCTGGACGCGCGGCTCCACTCGGGGGAGGACCCCGTGGCGGCGCACAACCGGTACCCGGAGCTGTGGGCGCGCGTCAACCGGGAGTTCGCCGACGAGTGGAAGTCGGAAGCCGGCGAGGAGGACGGGCTGGTGTTCTTCGTGCGGGCGGGCTTCAGGGAGAGCTCCAGGTGGGCGATGCTCTTCTGGGAGGGGGACCAGATGGTGAGCTGGCAGGCCAACGACGGCATCAAGAGCAGCGTCGTGGGCCTGCTCAGCGGCGGCCTCTCCGGCATCCCGCTGAACCACAGCGACGCCGGCGGGTACTGCACCGTCGACCTCCCGCTCCTGCGCTACCGACGGAGCGAGGAGCTCCTCATGCGATGGATGGAGGTGAACGCCTTCACCGTCGTCTTCCGCACCCACGAG GGGAACAAGCCCGGGTCCaactgccagttctactccaacagcCGGACCCTCGCGCATTTCGCGCGCTGCGCCAAGATATACAAAGCCTGGGAGTTCTACCGCGTCCAGCTCGTCAAG gaggcggcggagaaggGCCTCCCCGTGGCGCGCCACCTCTTCCTGCACTACCCGGAGGACCGGCGCGTGCAGAAGCTGACCTACCAGCAGTTCCTGGTGGGGACAGAGATGCTGGTGGTGCCGGTCCTGGACAAAGGCAGGACCGCGGTGACCGCCTACTTTCCGACGTCGGACGGGGGGTCGTGGAGGCACGTGTGGACGGGCGAAGAGTTCGGCGGTGGGCATAGGAGCGGGCACGGTAGTGTGGGGGAGGCGACGGTGCACGGGTTCGAGGCCGAGGTCAGCGCCGACGTGGGCTGCCCGGCCGTGTTTGTGAGGGTTGGGTCACCCGTCGGGGAAAGGTTTGTAAGAAATTTGAGAGACCTCGGTGTAATTTAA